The sequence below is a genomic window from Brevibacillus laterosporus.
TGGATTTTTCTCCCCGTCATTCCTAATCCCTCTCCGTTTTCTGTATTTTTTAGATTTTTTTGAAAAATCAACCTTCAATGTTCTCTATTTTGCCTACCAGTATAACATAAGCAAGAGAGCTAACAAAAGGCATTTACCGGAATTATGCTGGACATTTGAATGAATAAAGCAAGATTTTAAAAAGATCAAGTTAATTTGTAGAGAAGTCAGCGAATAAAAATATTGACGCTGACTCCCCTACTTACTTACTTACTTACTTACGAGTAGATTGAAGTACAAATTGTGAAGTAACATCAATCGCTTCTTCTAGCTCTGCACTGGTTCCCGTAAATGGATGCTTGGTATTCATTACATGGTCCGCTTCTTTAATCCAGTGTAGAATTGCTTGTGGATAAGCTTCCTTCAGCAGTTTGGCACCATGCACTAAACGTCCAAAATCCTTCTCGCCTTGTACAATCAATAGAGATTTATCAAGCTGGGAGACTTTCTTCAACAAATCATACGCTTCTACATTCTGATCGACGTCCTCCACGACCTCAGGCATGATTGGCATTCTTTGCCCTGTTCGTCCGTTCATAATATAGGCTATGCCGGTATCTTTTAATTCTTGTCGTAAATCTTCGTCGAACAAATTGACCTGCGCAATACCATTCCATGTAATAATCCCCTTAATAGCAGGATGATTAGCTCCAAATAGAATAGCATCACCGCCACCTTTACTATGTCCCATCACATAGATTTGCTCCGTATCAAAATGCTCTGCCAAAGGTAGCTCACGTTCCAGAATAGCCCTCATGAGTACATTTAAGTCAGCAACTTCCCGTGCATAGGTGTTGATTCCGAACTTTTCTAGCTCATCAAACTCAGTCAGGCTCTCTCCGACCCCATTTGCCGAAAAGTTAAATCGGATGACCGTCACTCCTTTCGTTGCCAACGCATCTGCTACATAAGGAAAGCTTCCCCAATCCTTAAATCCTTTAAATCCGTGGCAAAATATTAATAAAGGTTGTTTCTCTCCTGTCTCCGCTGTTGTATGCACATCTCCACGTATCACAAATGAATCCTCAAGGGGTAACACAAAAGCTTGTTGCATAATTCCCACCTACCTTTTTGTTATATGAAAAGCTTCATTAGGTCTGATGAACATGTAAAAAAGCTAAAGCAGCACGGCCCAATACTTCTGCGGCTACAAGCATGGCTCTCTCATCAATATCAAAACGTGGATGATGGTGTGGATAACAAGCCCCGATCTCTTCATTTCTTGCTCCAATAAAAACAAAAGCTCCTGGTGCCTTTTGCAAATAGTAAGAGAAATCCTCTCCACCCATAGTCGGTTTTAGAGGTATGAGACCCTCTTCACCAACAACGGACATAGCCGCTTGGTGTACTAATTCCGCTTCTTGCGCTGTATTGATAACGGCAGGATATCCTCTGTCATAATCCAAAACTGCTGTGCCACCCAGCATAGCAGCTGTACCTTCCACGATCTCTTTTAAACGTTTCTCACCCAAATCACGAACTTCCGGCAAGAAAGTGCGCAGTGTTCCGGTCATTTTGCAGGAGTCGGCTATTACGTTAAAGTTATCACCCGCGTTGAAAGTTCCAATCGTCACAACAACACTTTCTAGTGGGTCCACATTGCGACTAGCAATCGTTTGTATGTTATTGACAATTTGTGATCCAATTACGATAGAATCGACTGTTTGATGTGGAAGAGCACCGTGCCCCCCTCTTCCTTGAATCTGAATGGTAAAATCATCAGCATTAGCCATAACAGGACCTGATGCGATACCTACACTACCATATGGAAAATCAGCCCAAAGATGCGCACCAAACACTGCATCTACACCATCCATCGCTCCATCTTGCACCATATAGGTTGCTCCACCTGGATTCTCTTCCTCAGCAAATTGGAATAAAAATACGATAGTACCAGAAATCTCTTCACGATGTTGTGCTAAAACGCTAGCAAGACCTAACAAGCCTGCTGTATGGCCGTCATGGCCACATGCATGCATAACACCTGGAACTTTTGATTTATACTCCACATCTTTTTGATCTTGAATTGGTAACGCATCAAAATCAGCACGAATCGCAACGGTCTTTCCTGGCTTTCCTCCGATTAGAGTTCCAACGACACCACGGCCGCCCACTTTTTCACGTACTTGATCTAAGCCAGCTTCTCTTAAAATGCGGGCAATCATCGCAGGCGTGTTCTCTTCCTTAAACGATAACTCTGGATACTGGTGCAAGTGTCGACGCCAATCCACCATCTGAGTAAAATATTCCTTCAAATATGTACCTAGAGGCATTACGACTTGATTGGTCAAAAGCAAAAACTCCTCTCTGTCTCTTTTTTCTGATGATAACAAACCAAAGAACATTACGAAAGTCTTGTAAAAAAGTAAAACGACCACTTGAGCCTCGAAAGGCAAAAGTAGCCGTGATTTATGTGTAAGATTATTGATTGTTTTTTTCAACGTTGGCTGCTTGCGGACCGCGCTGTCCTTCTAAGATATCAAACAATACTTGTTCACCCTGCTCCAAATTACGGAACCCTGAACCGTTAATACCGGAATAGTGAACAAAAACGTCCGCACCGCCTTCCCTTTCAATAAATCCATACCCTTTTTTCTTATTAAACCATTTTACCTTTCCTTGCATACAAAGATGCCTCCCTTACAATCAGTAAAGCAACAAATGCTTTGTAGCATCTTATGCAGGCATCTACCCAAATGCTTTTGGGACAGCAAGGAAAATTCACCTAATATTTTTAAATAGGTTCTGGGACTTTTGGGCTTGAATGTTGGAATATTTATACGCTTGAGCTCTAGTTAGCTTGCAGAGCCTGTTGAAATTGTAAGAAGCTCTGCCTGTACCGCTTGAAGTTTGGCTATATCTATATTACTGTCTAAAGCCGCCAACAAGCCATTTACGTATTCTTCCACCTGCTCTTCCACTTTAGTCTTTTCCTTTTGCCACATGTCTTCAACAGCTTTTGTAAATACATCTTCCAAAATTTGATCACCCCAAGCAAGATGCTGATCTACCGGTTCTTGCAGTAGTTTTTCTACCAGCTCTCGCATCTTGCCTCTGCCTTCCCCTTCAAAGAAGTCACGTGGGTTTTTAAAAACTTGCAAGGCGCTTTGATAGTACTGAGGGGATACTTCTTTCATCTTTTCAGGTACTACTGGTGTTTCAATCTGCTGTTGGGTATAGGGAGCAAGTAAGAGTCCATGAAAGGTTTCCCTCACATCTTGTTGCCAAGCCTGAACACGCTTATTTCCTTCTTTATGTAACACCTTTTCTAAACGAAGAGAGGTAGCGCGCATCTCTTGTGCTAGATCATACCCAATCGAACGAAGAAAGTCATCCATACATGCTTGAGCTGTTTTCTTTAAATTTCGTCCGTCGTCTTTCAGTATGGAAGGATTGAATGCTTGACTGAACAGCTCCGACAGACGCAAAAAGAGTCGTTGCTTCACATAGTATAGGAGCTCGACTCGCTCTTGTTCCATATAACGAGAAATTGAGCTTATTTGAGCCGTTTGTATGCGTTGTAAAACGGTCTCTTTTTCCTCTTCAATATGTGTACGTCGTTCTTCCCTGACGCTCTCTCCCTGTTGTGACAGGTCTAGAAACTCTGCTAAGATCGTGCGAGCACGGTTAATCTCTCCTTCAGCTGCCGCTACAGCCATATGCGCTAGACCATCTACCGTATAATGCAAGAAATCCTGTTCAAATTTATCCAGACCTGATAACTTCATACCTGTATGATAATCGGGTAGCGATTCACTCTCATCAACACCTGTGCGCTGTCGATAGATTTTCTCCGACGAAGAGGTAAGCTTCCCATTTTTATGCATATGCGCAAGCAAAGCTGTCTGGCTCGATACTGGATAGATACGGGGATGGCGGATGCCACAGGATAGCAAGTTTTTCTCTACATGAGTAAGGACGCCTTGCAATTCATCGTCGTTTTGCGCCAAATCAGCGGCATTGACAATAAAGAACATTTTATCTAACTCGAACGTATCCTTTACGCGGCCCATCTGCAATAAAAACTCTCGATCAGCCTGAGCAAACGCATGATTATAATAAGTCACAAATAAAATAACATCAGCATTTTTTAAGTATTCAAAAGCCACACCTGTGTGTCTGGCATTAATAGAATCTGCTCCCGGGGTATCTACTAAAACCATGCCCTGTTCCGTCAACGGACAAGTGTAATATAGTTCAATATAATCGGCAAAGCATGCCTTTTCCTCTTTGGCAACAAACTTTTTAAACTCTTTTTCATCTACCAAAAGTTCTTGACCAAGATGGTTCTCAATCTCTGGTAATCCTTTTATCACTGCTTTCAAAAAGGTGTAATGAGGTTTGGCATTCGGAGCGATATCAGACACATCAATAGAAGCCACAGATTCACAACCACTAGCCAAATCATGCGCATGCTTGCCAAATATAGCTAACGAGCGCAAAACATCCTGTTCGATCGATTCCTGTGATTTAAGTACGACACGCACGGTTCCATGCGGATACATATCGCTCGGTGGCATAATTTTATTAATGGCGGCTGTGGTAGGATTAGGAGATACCGGTAGTACCATATCACCCATTAATGCATTTGCAAAGGAGGATTTTCCCGCACTAAACGCACCGAACAAAGCAACCGTAAATCGATTTTCCTCCATGCGTTGCGCCCGCTCTGTCATAGCTTGCGCTTGTTGTTTTAGCCCAGTAATCTGATTGATTAACTCGCTAGCATCACGTAATTGACCTGCACTTGCACGTAACATCTGTTTTACTTGGTTCATAATGGTCTCCTTTATATGTCCCCTGATAACAACGATGTGAGTTCATGTTTCGTGTTCGTTTCCTGGTCGAGGTAAGCCTTATGTTGCTTGAACGCTTGTTGTAATAACCTTAGTTCATCCAACCGTTCCCCTACCTTTCTTTGCTCATCAATCGCTTGTTCGGCCAGTTTTGAATTCAATTGATCTATGAATAGTAGGGCTTGTTTTCGATACCTTGTTTTAATGCTGTCAGATATATCCTGGCAGAAATTCATGACATACTCACTAGTTCCTGCTCCTTCTTTTACTAAAGAGGCAAGCCAATCAGACGTAAGCTCAATCTGGTTAGCATGTACAGCACTATTGTACGCTTCGTCACGCACGTTATAACGATCAGCAAAAGCCAACAACAATTGCTTATAGTGGAAGTCAAGATTACCTGCTACCTTCTCTACCACGTCATCAAGTAGGGCTTGTAACCTAGCTTGACGCTCTTCTTCCGTCTTTTTAGCTGTGAAGAAGAGACCTTTCTTAAAGCCTGGTTTGCGTGTTTCTACGTAAGCTTCAGCTGCCTGATTGGTACTATAGTAAGTTAAACGAGCATTTTGTAATAAGCTACTAAGTTCCTTCTCCATCTCTTGATAAGCTTGGTCTTTATTTTGTTGTAAATGAGCCCATTCTTTTTCAGTCGCTGTTAGTAATTGTATCAGGCTCTCTTCACTCGTTACGTCGAATCCCTTCTCTTGTAGAGCTGCCAATCCTTTCTCTATTTGTTCCTCCACTACTTCCAGCTGGGCCTGGTTGGAACGACGGAAAAAGCGGATATGCTCCTCAATCAAAGCAAGCGCGGCATGATGGATACTGTCCGCCAATAATTCTGTTCGTCGATGATACAGGTTAATCAATTTGTCTCGAAATTCATCATATTGATTTTCAGGATGCTCTGGTTCAGCTAGTGTTGTATAGAAAATGCCATCAGGCTTGATATTCCAAGTGGAAAATGCCTCTTCTACGCTTTCCTTGTATTCATCAAAATCCAATTCGAAATCAACGTGCTTATCAATCATATTAATGACAAGGTAGACAGGTTTATTACGATCTGTAAGCATTTTTGTAAAA
It includes:
- a CDS encoding dynamin family protein, whose translation is MIGYTEDIKQGNKKALQQRVGQLEHMALLMRQNGDESHALKIEQLVAKGNAEEMSIAFCGHFSAGKSTMINTILGQELLPSNPIPTSANVVKIRGGQPAANVYTRHSGVLHFDPQTDLEELKKFAVDGDQVEWVEICYPGLFLDEKSSLLDTPGIDSTDAAHKVATESALHLADAVIYMMDYNHVQAEENFNFTKMLTDRNKPVYLVINMIDKHVDFELDFDEYKESVEEAFSTWNIKPDGIFYTTLAEPEHPENQYDEFRDKLINLYHRRTELLADSIHHAALALIEEHIRFFRRSNQAQLEVVEEQIEKGLAALQEKGFDVTSEESLIQLLTATEKEWAHLQQNKDQAYQEMEKELSSLLQNARLTYYSTNQAAEAYVETRKPGFKKGLFFTAKKTEEERQARLQALLDDVVEKVAGNLDFHYKQLLLAFADRYNVRDEAYNSAVHANQIELTSDWLASLVKEGAGTSEYVMNFCQDISDSIKTRYRKQALLFIDQLNSKLAEQAIDEQRKVGERLDELRLLQQAFKQHKAYLDQETNTKHELTSLLSGDI
- a CDS encoding cold shock domain-containing protein translates to MQGKVKWFNKKKGYGFIEREGGADVFVHYSGINGSGFRNLEQGEQVLFDILEGQRGPQAANVEKNNQ
- a CDS encoding amidohydrolase; translated protein: MPLGTYLKEYFTQMVDWRRHLHQYPELSFKEENTPAMIARILREAGLDQVREKVGGRGVVGTLIGGKPGKTVAIRADFDALPIQDQKDVEYKSKVPGVMHACGHDGHTAGLLGLASVLAQHREEISGTIVFLFQFAEEENPGGATYMVQDGAMDGVDAVFGAHLWADFPYGSVGIASGPVMANADDFTIQIQGRGGHGALPHQTVDSIVIGSQIVNNIQTIASRNVDPLESVVVTIGTFNAGDNFNVIADSCKMTGTLRTFLPEVRDLGEKRLKEIVEGTAAMLGGTAVLDYDRGYPAVINTAQEAELVHQAAMSVVGEEGLIPLKPTMGGEDFSYYLQKAPGAFVFIGARNEEIGACYPHHHPRFDIDERAMLVAAEVLGRAALAFLHVHQT
- a CDS encoding dynamin family protein, producing MNQVKQMLRASAGQLRDASELINQITGLKQQAQAMTERAQRMEENRFTVALFGAFSAGKSSFANALMGDMVLPVSPNPTTAAINKIMPPSDMYPHGTVRVVLKSQESIEQDVLRSLAIFGKHAHDLASGCESVASIDVSDIAPNAKPHYTFLKAVIKGLPEIENHLGQELLVDEKEFKKFVAKEEKACFADYIELYYTCPLTEQGMVLVDTPGADSINARHTGVAFEYLKNADVILFVTYYNHAFAQADREFLLQMGRVKDTFELDKMFFIVNAADLAQNDDELQGVLTHVEKNLLSCGIRHPRIYPVSSQTALLAHMHKNGKLTSSSEKIYRQRTGVDESESLPDYHTGMKLSGLDKFEQDFLHYTVDGLAHMAVAAAEGEINRARTILAEFLDLSQQGESVREERRTHIEEEKETVLQRIQTAQISSISRYMEQERVELLYYVKQRLFLRLSELFSQAFNPSILKDDGRNLKKTAQACMDDFLRSIGYDLAQEMRATSLRLEKVLHKEGNKRVQAWQQDVRETFHGLLLAPYTQQQIETPVVPEKMKEVSPQYYQSALQVFKNPRDFFEGEGRGKMRELVEKLLQEPVDQHLAWGDQILEDVFTKAVEDMWQKEKTKVEEQVEEYVNGLLAALDSNIDIAKLQAVQAELLTISTGSAS
- a CDS encoding alpha/beta fold hydrolase, whose translation is MMQQAFVLPLEDSFVIRGDVHTTAETGEKQPLLIFCHGFKGFKDWGSFPYVADALATKGVTVIRFNFSANGVGESLTEFDELEKFGINTYAREVADLNVLMRAILERELPLAEHFDTEQIYVMGHSKGGGDAILFGANHPAIKGIITWNGIAQVNLFDEDLRQELKDTGIAYIMNGRTGQRMPIMPEVVEDVDQNVEAYDLLKKVSQLDKSLLIVQGEKDFGRLVHGAKLLKEAYPQAILHWIKEADHVMNTKHPFTGTSAELEEAIDVTSQFVLQSTRK